The following nucleotide sequence is from Hippoglossus stenolepis isolate QCI-W04-F060 chromosome 18, HSTE1.2, whole genome shotgun sequence.
tcatttatttgtgtttgtcagggaCTATGCAGCGACACAGGTTGCAGGACAGACATGAGCTGCATGTAGGATTTCTAGCCGAGGCTAACTTGCAACCCCTGCCCTTGATTACGCTTAAACCTAAAAAGGTCACAATACATTATTGCAATAAAAATATAAGTAAACTcaacacacaataacaaattCGCACAGCTGCAAGACAtaggttttttgttttggggTATGCACATTAACCATGAGCTGCATGTATTCAGGCACATGATAAAATAGTACTTGTTCATTAATACTGatcatgtttagtttttctcaTGAATGAATGCAATTTGTTTCAATTCAGCTTTCTCTGTGGGTTTTAACTacttaaaaatatgaatcaggGCTTGTAACTAAAAGTCACAGacagtgtttttagttttttccctgAAATCTACCCTCTAAGCAGTTTGCAGTtttctgagcagcagcattCCCTGATATTTTTATCCCTGGCAGCCTGCATgcatctgtttctctgtgtgtaatcTACGAGGTGGCATAATCCCTCGGTATGGAGATAATCTGACAGACCTACTGCCTTCATCCCCACACCAGCGTGGTGTTGGGATTTCAGCTCGACACATGCTGGGATTTGCaacgtgtgtgcatgttcagATCAACTGTCGGAAGGAGGAGTAACATGTGTGATTTGCAAACGATGTTGGATGTTATCCTTCACCTTCAAAGTCCACGTGTCCATCTCCGTTCAGATCTATGTCTCGTAGGATGTCCTCCAGATCTCTGTGTCCAACCTGGAGAACACAGATTGTGAGGGGGTTCCACTTTATATGGTGCAAGCTCACGTTTAAATACTGAATGGAGAAATAAGACTCTCCCAGTAGTTCTGTACCTGTTGTCCAAGAAGTTTCTTCATCGCCTCTCTAAGTTCCGCTGTGCTGATCTGGCCATCGCCATTTGTGTCAAActgaaatgaagagaaaaaagacaaataagaGAAGCAATTAACAAAATTCTCTTAAATATGAGTGAACATCCTAAAGATTGTTGTCATGCCGATCTGAcgtaaaagtgtttttttttactttgacccGATTTAAACCCATTGGGAAATTCTATcggttatatatatatttttaaaccttttttctcCTGACTTTCCTCACCTCCTTAAATGCATCTCTCAGCTCTTTCACCCCAATCATGTCCGCAGTTTCAGCCAGAAGTTTGGGCCCCATGAGTTCAACGAAGTCCTCAAAGTCAACATGTCCTCCCActgggagacagagggaggggaggaagtcGAGAGGGACAAAGCGTATTTCATTCATGctccggctgaagctttgtgttTGAATTAATAGTGGAAATAATTCACGGTTTCACTCACGGTTCATGTTGATCTGCTGACtcagctctatcagctccaTCTCCGTCGGCATGTAGCCCATAGTCCTCATGCAGTTCCCCAGGTCTTTGCAGCCGATGAAgccatctttgtctttgtcgAACTCCCTGAAAGCCTCGCGCAACTCTGAGAGGCGGAGAAATCACGTATGAGTGTGAGATAAAGGTTTAAATGATATGAggatttaaattattaatttgcaTTCTTTACAGCCCTGAAATGTAACGTACCATCCATTTCTTCTGGCCTCAGCTCTCGATCCTGTGAAGGATCACAGCGAAGAGTCAGGAAACAAAAACTGCTGATATTTTTGAAAATCATGCCAATGTGCATCATTCCTCACACAACATGACACCGTAAATCTAATAAATAGGCAACTACAAGTATGTGCCACAGTGCCAAGAGTCTGCAGGTCTCCCTCcagccagagaggaagagctTTGACACCTCCTGCTGAAGTGTTCGGATGCTATAAAACATGTAGATTCTTGGCACTCTGAGATACTTGGGCAAATAATAACACATAGTTACGTTTTgggataaaagtaaaaaatagcAGAAAGAAGATtagatatttaataatatagGATTTTTAAGAGTAGAAAGGAATCTGACACATTTGCTGTATCCGTTGTGAAGTTATGTGTTTTTTCAAGTTTGCCGCTTGCGTGGATTTGCAGAAACGACGGAAAAAACTCAACATATGCGCtagttcttttatttcttcttttatctgCTGCTCCATTCAACTAAAATGACTCAATCCCAACACCAACAGCCATCTGAGAACTGGTCTTTAGAGGAGTCAGTAAACACGCAGTTGAGAACACTGAAAGGTTCAACATCCCTGTTTTCTTTAATGACAAGAACTTGACATGTgtcatcacagcaggaaacagacagagaaataatCTCCAGGTAAAAATCATTTCTGCCACCGCTGCATGATTTAATAATCCTCTGAGAAATGTCCATGTGTTTATGGGTAATGCAgcctcagacacaaacacacacacacaaacacacacacacacacacacacacacacacacacacacacaccacacacacacacacacacacacacacacacacacacacacacacacacgttgtcacAATACCATCTTCTCAGTTGCACCACGCTGACTTACATGCTCTTAGTGCTGACATTAAAGTGAGAGGTGATtaccacacacattcatggtgAGTTCcagttactgtgtgtgtactgcatTGTGTGCTAATCTCTCCTGGCATGCATGCACATGATATTTTCTGGACTTACGTACAGCCTGCCGGCTCTCAGCGAAGCCCTTGCGTAGAAAGATGCACGCGGGCCCCAGCACGTTGTGCATGTTGGCTCCGTTCTGGGCCAGGGCCACTAGCGGCTCAAGATAGGCCCCCCCAGAGCCCCCCTCCTCACAGGACTGCACTGCTTTGTAGTTCTTCTTCTGGTCCTGGAGCAGCATCCGGGGCAGGGGGGCCAGACATGGGAGCAGGGGCAAAGACAGGGGTAGAGACCGTGACTCAGCTTGTGGTAGCATGGGGCGAACATGGAGGTGGGATGGATGGGGGGGTTCTAAAGCAGGAGGTCTGTCAGTCATGCAGAGGTGTAGTCAGGTCTGTCATGGTGGAGGAAAGCACCTCAGTCAGCACCTCAGCTGGAGGGAAGGGGACTCATGCACAACAGAACAGCACCAAGCCTCTATAGCAACAATCCACCGCCTGTTTTCATGCAACTGCTCTCGAATCAGTTTGTTCCAGTTTTCACCTGCACATTTTCTACTGTAAAGAATAATTGCAATTTATAGCTGATAGTCtaatctttgtatttttctatcTTCTGCTCTAACTCTTACAATAATATGCTCTCACCACAGTAGCTGCAGTGACAAACTGTCAGAAACCCTGTGGTCAGACAGGCTTATTTGGAGGAGACTTTACGCACCAAATCATCATGTGGTCTAGAAGATTACGTTGAGGTTTAGTCAGCTGTTTAAATATAATCACCAATTAGCCCGTCAACTAGGGGGCAGAAGTTGTTCTCACAGAAATCAACCCAATTACAGAGACTAAAAACATGCGTCCACTGCCGGATAAAGTCCAACCATCCAACCTGACTGATATCTGAATTAGAGAAGCAGTTTCATCTGAGGCTAAATGCAGAATGCTACACTACACAATAAAATGTACTCTTCAATTACTTCCACCCATTTTTTCCAAGCAGATATAAACCCCATTTAAACAGTAGCATCTCTttataaaacactaaaatgcGCGTCAGGTCTTCAATTACCGACGTCCAACTCAGTGGCTAAAAACCCAGCGACAAGCACGTGAAGTCGACTCGTGTCACAGCGAATTACCCCGAGGCCATTTTTGCTGCTGCCTCAAATCTCTCAGACGTGAGCTCGTGCCTGTCTTCAGATGGATGTCGCAGTAAAGCCAATGAGACATTTGCATGcatacagaataaaagaaaattaatatGCATTTTTGTACTTCGCGCAGTCGCACGTAGTATTAGTATGCTCTACAAATGACCTTCACTCTCCATCTGTTGCCATGCCACCTCTTCATGCATTCCTAAAGTCCCCACCACAGGAACGGATGCCCAAAGGGTAATCTGACCAAGTGAGGCATGGAGCTGGGCTGTCTTCGGGTATATCGCGCCAGAAAAAGTACTACGAAGCAACGCGCTTGCATTTATATAACAACCCATCCCCAACCCCCCAAAAAGGGCTCTAGTCAAGCAAGAACTTCTCCAGCAAACCATCCATGTTATGCACAGATGGCGTCAACAGTTGCTTGTGCTTCCTCAAGGATGTGCAGCTGCTGATATGAAGAGAAGTCTTTTTTCTGGGATCGTCTGAGCGTCTTTGCAGGAATACAATGAGGACAGTGAATGTTAGACACACATTGTACAAGCGAAGGTTACGGGGCCTTgagtttttcaaaaaaaataattacGAATCACTGCCTCACATCCAGCAGACCAGTGCGATCGGGTCAACTCTAAAGTTTATCGACAGGATCTAAATTCCCCTTATTTTCAACTCAGCCGACGGGGTCAAGATCAAGCAGCAACTTCTCTGACCCATCCGAGATTTGTTTTCCAGCGAGCGATACGACGCAGTGATTAGAACTGAGATGACGTTTATCCAAAAAGACTCATAATAGGATGCAAATGTCGGATTAACGCAGCAGTGTGATCCACACGGAATGAGTTTTAAAGGCGGTCAACAAGGTCCTGCGACAACAATCAAGACTAAGACACTCTATCGCAAATAATGactaaaataaaagcatgagaCAATAAGATTTGTCTTGAAATATCCTTCATTTGTCCTCCTTTGCATCACAAGACACGGGGCAACAGTCCAGTCAGACAGAAGCAGTCAACCAGTACAGGTCCAGTCAAAAAGCCTTGGGTCAGGTTGGGGGACACACCATGAGACAAACATGCAGGGGATTCAAGGAGACCACAGCTAAATGAAAAACCTCGACCTTACCTTCTTGGTGAAAATTTTGAGCGACTTTACAGAGTTGCCcattgcaaaaaaagaaaaatccttcctgttttatgttttctctctaactgtgtctgtgttggtgtgcCTGTATGGGAGTGCacgtgtatgcatgtgtgtttgcatatgtgtCCGGGCATGCATGGGAATAGGAGTGactagagagggagagagggttcAGTGGGTCATTGACTAATACAAGAGGACGTTTGGGAAAAAGCGGGGAGCGGAGCGGAGGTATCataggaggtggagagaggtgaggagggagaggacggagacgtgTGCAGGGAGGACCCACAGGCAAGGGCACTGGGAGGTACGAGGGGAGGAACACTGAGACAAAGGAGGAAACGTGTAAACAAGAACGGAGGACagatcagaaaaacaaaaaagattagcgagggagagggagcatGCAATGTGAACAGAGCGAGATGCAAGCGCCAGGAGTAGAAAAAGCAAGATTGCTTATTCATTCCATCCTCTCTCCTACAGTGtatttcctccctccctccctcccctctaccctctctctctctctctctctctctctctctctctctctctctctctctctctctcaccctcgctctttctctctctcgttctgtccgtccgtctgtccctTGCTCTTTttccctcaccctctcccctACGCATTTAAACCATCTATGCGAATGTGACAGAAGAGGCTCGTTCGGACAACATTACCTTCCCCTGAGCAAGATGCCGGAGACActaatccaaacacacacacacacacacatacacactcgaTTAAACACACATGAGGGGCTGTGAAGCTAAAAATATAACACGCTTTCtcttcccccttctctccccactctctccctctctctttctctatctctctctccctctcccacacaaacacacacacacacacacacacacacacacacacacacacacacacacacacacacacacacacacacacacacacacacacacacacacacacacacacacacacacaccctgacgTAAAAGCATCACAAAGTCATGGTAAGCTTGAAGGGCTTGAATACAGATGAAAGCCAAAATGTGCAAGAAATAACAAAGGATCCTGAACCACCAAGGATGTGCAAATGCAGTAAATGCTCTCTTTcagcctttcacacacacacacacacacacacacacacacacacacacacacacacacacaaatttctCGTCAGCCTTGAAGACAAAACAGTAGCATCTCTACAAACCAGTGGCAAACAGTGAAAGTGTTCAAGTATTGtacttaaaataaaaggtgtttatttctatattatgttatctgacattgggcgagaggcgggggtGCACCCTGGACATGTTGCAAGTCTCCAATGAACCAAACTCAGTaaattaaactataaaataaataaacaaattaactGAATTTGTTTAGTAAATTAACCTAATTCTTGGTCCTAAATCGCTAACCAGAGACACTGATCTGAATCTTTATTAATAAGGCTCAGAGGTCGATATATAATTTTTAAGAATATAAACCTGTTTAAGAATATGTTTTTAAGGACTCACAGAGGAGAATTTGTATTGTGTCATGCCTCCAGTTGGTTGAAGACGTATAAATACTCTCTGCTTTCAATAATAATTAGTGTAGGTTCAATTACATCTGCTTAAACTAATGCTCATAGATCGACATAGATCTTTGCATTGTGAAAACAGGGTTCATGCACGTGCATCGTTGTGCACAGTGAAGCTCAAACGTCATAACAATAAGCGCAACCAAACTTTGAAGGGATTCAATCACTTCTTCCACCACCGCTTCCAAAATGATGAAGCACAACATCCAGCATTTACCCacactttggtttttttttaaatctggacGCCTTCACTCCTGAGGTGACTGTGGCACAAATGCACTTCCGAGTTTCCCTCTCCGTGTTCGACCTTGTCTATTCTCTGCTATTTTTAATGAACACATTCACGCCGGAGCCGTTTCAGACCTCGCTCCCATTCAGCGTCTCCGCggctcctctgtgctcctctgcGGATGATTCATCCATCCTCTCACCGGAGGCTCATTGTGAACTTCAGAACACATCAGACGACAGACACAGGAGCCGTCAGTTCTCATAATGTCAGACCACAGTGTGCACGGGCATGAgatccatctctcctctctctatctctctattcttctctttctgccaCACCATCTCTCCCACTTAGActtcacacatttacataactGCTTTCCTGCTGACATCTCAGGAGAAAAACATTATCTGGTTATTAGATGATTTTTGGGGCAAAGACCCATTAAACTAAATCACTTCTCTGATTTCTAACAGCAGCATTATTCTTGCagcatattaaaaaaaagctaaatacaTGCACTAGACAGGAGGCTAATTCCAAGAGAGAATATTAATAATTGcttttgcttttaaatgaagATTTTGAGGTCAAATCTACTGCCATCAAGTGTGTTAAATGAGCTGGGAGATGGAGAAGAGATGTAGAAGAAGGGTCTCTCATGGGTTCATCATCaatctttttcttcctgttcttTTGTAAGATAAGGAAATCTCTTTTCTTTagcaaaatgtgaagaaatataataatttttgTTCAAAGTAGTCATTTAAGCCATGTGTCTGGATGACAAGACGACGGATTGAAtgtgataaaaaagaaatgtgaccCTGAGAGTTTTTGTGCGTATGTTTCTGTCGTCATCGGaggacataaaaaataaaaaacataaaaaatgcagACTTGCGTCATCCTCTTGTGCTCGGGCTGAGACGTCACAGTTTAATCCTCCATTCGATTAATTCATTCACATCAGAGGAGCTGAAATCTGTAACTTTCATAATGATTATTCTGGCGTGGCACCATTTTTCCAGCTGTTAGTCTAATTAAAGGGCTAGTGCGTCAGAAGGggggtaaaaataaaatagataagTCTCATTCCAGTCAATTAAacctctgttgttgtttttccctctgATTCATTTATCCCTTGTCCTCTGTCTCGAAGTGTCTCTCACTGATTTCCCTCCATAAATATTCAGCATCATCAAGCAGACGCATACACTTAACATCGCTCTTTCATCTCACTGCCTAATCCCCATCTCAAAAAAGGGATTTAACCAAAGAGGGAATTTTTCTACCTCCTCCTTTGCCGGCAGAGATATAAAAATACCCATGTGTGTCTAAAAATAGCCTGCCATACTCTCCACATACTGGAGGCATATGCCTGTGGTGAATACGATGATGCTTcgctctctttttcctctcccttaTATCTCCTTATTTCCagaatcatgtttttttcctctccagcaCACCTCCTCTGTCTTGTCATTTCCTCTGAGATGTCATCAAGGTCAGCGTGACCCCCGGCAGGAGAACGAGGGATAAGAGGAAGGGAggtgttgtaaaaaaaaaaacgggaaaagggacagagagacaggaaacgTCAGCATCTGGGAGTGTAAAGGATGAGTtgcaggaggaagtgaagggctaatctgtgtgtgaggaCCTTTCCTCACATTGTCCTCGGACCTGTCAGGTGGGAGCAGGCAAGTGAGAGCTGATAAGTGTCTGAATTATATAACGACCATAAAAGTaactctcctctctttcctccctttcctgTCATGTCCTTCATCCTTGCCTccttcactttcttcccctGCGCTGTCACTTTTCCCTGATGTGACACACAGAGGACTgtaaatctctctctccctctccccccctctctctgtcacacacacacacacacacacacacacacacacacacacacacacacacacacacacacacacacacacacacacagtctgagttCAACCCTATTAGTACAAACAGTACttgctccctctgctggttaATACACATATCCTTTCAtctatatttaatttgaaaaaaaaaaaaatcatgtctCTAAATAGTCATTTCTCAACAGCAGAGAACAAAGGTCTGATAATAACCCGTCTCTGCTGCGCACTTCAGCTTTCCTGCGAGGATTTGTACAACAAGGTCAGTGAAGGTCGCCAAATCTGAGAATGGAGAATCTCTAAAAATAGAAACCACATTTCCTGCAGGGACAAAGAACTCACGTTCTGTCCTTCAACAAGGTTTCTGGTGTGACCTTAAACACTCAAATGTGCAGAGTTTGGTCAACCGTGGTGCAAAATCTAATGAATCGTATATTTAACCACGAGCTGCAGATCACATTCGCCCTTATCCTATAACCCCCCCACACCAGCCTTTTGGTAATCGTGATTCATCTAATGAATATGAAAACTGGGATTATAAACTGGTAGCTGGGAGACACatgtctcctcctgctgcagaccTGCTCTTTTACTTCTCAGATTGGCTCTGGCAGGTTGCATGTTTGCCAAAAGATGCGAATGTTTTCACCGAggcaaaaatagaaaaactgaataattaaataaatagaattttaaaaaaattccAGCCCTCCTCCAGTTTCTCATAATCAGGTCTTGATGTGCTATTTTTAGCTTGGTGCACTGAATGAGTTCTGTTGGGATAGTATGCAGATCTTGATGTTACATAAGAAAAAATAGGAAACCAGTGAGTTATCGGGAGTGTGCAGTATCTCACCCTGCGTCACATGTATTCAAAGAGCATtaaggacgtgtgtgtgtgtgtgtgtgtgtgtgtgtgtgtgtgtgtgtgtgtgtgtgtgcgtgtgtgcgtgtgtgcgtggtCACTACAATGAAACAGCTTGAGTAAGATGCTGAGCAGGTGCAGACACGTGGACATTTCAAGCTGTCTtggaattttctttcttttcattgtcaCACATACATCATtcacccactctctctctctctctctctctctctctctctctctctctctctctctctctctctctctctctctctctctctggcttcctgtcacacaaacactgatgcgCACAACTAACTTTTGTCCACTCACAAAGTCATTGGCCGCTGGGCATGACTGAACTTCGCGAcgtcacagaaaacacacaaacgagCCTGCCCTTCAATAACTTGATGATTCAGTCCCAAAATATAGTCACAGTCACTTTGCTTGTAAACTTCTGACATGaataatcttgtttttttatacttCAACACATCCAGAGCTGCCGCAGCCGTCACAGCCCTTCAaatgcacaacaacacaatgccGTGCTCACTGCTCCATCACAAATCTTCACCTGATCATTCACAGATTTGATGGAAATGACAAACTACCAACTAGCACATGTGTCAGCAGCTGTGGAGACTTTATGTAGTAGCACAGCACCGCACAGATTTTTGCCCTCGCCGGAACCCCTAAGACTGATTGAAGCTCTGGCCTGGATTGAGAGGAGTTATTTCTGGAACACATTAGCGCACAGGGAGGTAATTGTCTCCTCTTGAGCTTTTTATCATCAACGCAGAAAGAAGGATTTCAGCGacacaagaaagagaaaatgagagacGGGATGTTCTGCAGCTGTACGAGATCTGTGTggacaggggagggggggtatgGTGTCTCGTGGAAAGGTGATGTGTTAGTGGTGAACAGGTGATGCAGGGAAGGAGAGATAGAACCTTTATATCTGTATGCTGTcagtaaaagtataaatatcaGATTATATCTTATCAGAACTTCTCACCTGAATGTGGTGTCAGGGTGAAGATGAACTTACCTGTGTGACCGtgtggccgtgtgtgtgtgtgtgtgtgcgtgtgtgttgacAACCTCTCATCCCTGAAAAAGTTTTCCAAAGAAAGTTGATCCCTCGGCCACAATGAAAGTGACCTGTGTTCACATTGGGATACATGATCCCAATGTGAACACAGTCACTTTCATCCCAGAACCAACCACCCCCATCCGACCCTGCCATCGAGATTTGGACTGAAAGCACACATCCATTTTTAATCAGCTGCACTGAGGCGAAGCGACCACAGGCTTGGTCACACTGTGTCTCAATGTGTCATCTCACCTGTGAAGCTGGTTCTGCACTTTTAATAATGTAGTAAAACATTTACTACGTTAAAATACAATGTGTGCATAGTGTTGACGGAGAGTAACCCGGGCCCCTGTTATACTGGAATTAGTGATGATcaatttaaataactaattaattgATCAATTAGTACTGAATATATACTTTCAGTGATGGACTTTATAAATTAGCTATTTCGTTGGTTGCAATGTCCCCAGCGATGGCTCCACTTGCTGCTTCCTCTCTTTGAGAACCACATCTATTGGAGCTTTTCCTTCCTCACAGAGATGATGGGCTGTGGATCATTGTGGATGAGGCTGTGAAGCCCATTGAGATTATGTAATTTAGATGAATTTGACCAGAGTGAAAGACATTGATGACTGCATTGGTAGCCCATCATCTCCCTCTTTGTGTATAACATGACTGAAAGTTTGTGCCAGTTCCAAGTAAAAActctgactctggtttcttgaTTCATTCTACTGCTGatggttttttatttaatttacagcTTGAAATCTCGCCCTGTTCATGGTGTTACACGAtaatacacccacacacttaACAGTG
It contains:
- the LOC118098199 gene encoding calcium-binding protein 1 isoform X3 — its product is MGNSVKSLKIFTKKDQKKNYKAVQSCEEGGSGGAYLEPLVALAQNGANMHNVLGPACIFLRKGFAESRQADRELRPEEMDELREAFREFDKDKDGFIGCKDLGNCMRTMGYMPTEMELIELSQQINMNLGGHVDFEDFVELMGPKLLAETADMIGVKELRDAFKEFDTNGDGQISTAELREAMKKLLGQQVGHRDLEDILRDIDLNGDGHVDFEEFVRMMSR